In Pyrus communis chromosome 8, drPyrComm1.1, whole genome shotgun sequence, one genomic interval encodes:
- the LOC137743906 gene encoding monothiol glutaredoxin-S6-like, translated as MDMITSMVAEKPVVIFSKSSCCMSHTIKSLISSYGANPTVYELDEMPNGQAIESALVQQLKCQPSVPAVFIGKQFVGGADQVMSLQVRNQLAPMLIRSNAIWVWIRT; from the coding sequence ATGGACATGATAACAAGCATGGTGGCCGAAAAGCCGGTGGTGATCTTCAGCAAGAGCTCTTGTTGCATGAGCCACACCATCAAGTCACTCATATCGAGCTACGGGGCAAACCCAACAGTGTATGAGCTAGATGAAATGCCAAATGGGCAGGCTATTGAAAGCGCTCTAGTTCAGCAGCTCAAGTGCCAACCAAGTGTGCCGGCTGTTTTCATAGGGAAACAGTTCGTCGGCGGAGCTGATCAGGTCATGAGCCTTCAAGTCAGAAACCAGCTTGCCCCAATGCTCATAAGGTCCAATGCTATTTGGGTTTGGATCAGAACCTGA